In one Balneolales bacterium ANBcel1 genomic region, the following are encoded:
- a CDS encoding M48 family metalloprotease, giving the protein MVLVALLLVSGSCAVQQNPVTGSTRLLAYTWSQEVEIGREVDREFTAQYGLYDDPNVSDYVDELSRLVLAESHMRREYTDAKFRETEFYFRVLDSPVVNAFALPGGYVYVTRGLLAHLNNDAQLAVVIGHEIGHVAARHASQRQLRQSVGQIAILGGAILGQEFLGIPGEPILNLSSQAAQLIFLSYGRSAERESDRLGVEYAARAGFAAEEGAAFFTSLKRISEASGQTIPTWLSSHPDPGEREQNIPTLAREWRERGYEQTIRNEETYMEMLDGMLYGDNPREGFVDGDRFVHPDLEFQFPVPDEWRLINERNQVILLAPSENAVMIFRIDGESASARESVQSFARQEGITVNSETATQSSDRHSAYQADVTITQDAGNLRALVYAVEFDNRIYRYISYSSADDFDTFRDDFRTVPESFDRLTDRDILAVQPARLQIVRVEEPGVFEDFLPDPLPRGITAGEVAIINQVEEGETVDKGRLLKIPVQ; this is encoded by the coding sequence ATGGTTCTGGTGGCCCTGCTACTGGTTTCCGGATCATGCGCGGTTCAGCAAAACCCGGTTACCGGCAGCACCCGCCTGCTGGCCTACACCTGGAGCCAGGAGGTGGAAATTGGACGTGAAGTCGACCGGGAGTTCACGGCCCAGTACGGATTGTACGATGACCCGAACGTCTCGGATTATGTGGATGAACTCAGCCGCCTCGTACTGGCCGAGAGCCATATGCGCCGGGAATACACGGACGCCAAGTTCCGCGAAACAGAGTTTTACTTCCGGGTGCTGGACAGCCCCGTTGTCAACGCATTTGCCTTGCCCGGCGGCTATGTGTATGTGACCCGCGGCCTGCTGGCCCACCTGAACAATGACGCACAGCTCGCCGTGGTCATCGGCCATGAAATCGGTCATGTTGCCGCCCGCCACGCTTCCCAGCGCCAGCTGCGGCAGTCTGTCGGACAAATCGCCATTCTCGGTGGCGCCATCCTCGGCCAGGAGTTTCTCGGCATTCCGGGAGAACCGATTCTGAACCTGAGCAGCCAGGCCGCACAGCTTATCTTCCTGAGCTACGGCCGAAGCGCCGAGCGTGAATCCGACCGACTTGGTGTCGAGTACGCCGCCCGAGCAGGCTTTGCCGCCGAAGAGGGCGCGGCATTTTTTACCAGTCTCAAGCGTATTTCCGAAGCTTCGGGTCAGACCATCCCGACATGGCTCTCCAGTCACCCCGATCCGGGAGAACGGGAGCAGAACATCCCCACGCTTGCCCGCGAATGGCGGGAACGGGGGTACGAGCAAACCATCCGCAATGAAGAAACCTATATGGAAATGCTGGACGGGATGCTCTACGGTGACAACCCCCGGGAAGGTTTTGTGGATGGCGACCGTTTTGTCCACCCCGACCTTGAGTTTCAGTTTCCGGTGCCGGATGAGTGGCGTCTGATTAACGAACGCAACCAGGTCATCCTGCTTGCACCTTCGGAAAATGCCGTCATGATTTTTCGCATTGACGGAGAGTCAGCGTCGGCCCGTGAATCCGTACAGTCATTTGCCCGACAGGAAGGCATCACCGTTAACAGCGAAACCGCCACCCAAAGCAGCGATCGGCATTCGGCCTACCAGGCTGATGTGACCATCACACAGGATGCCGGAAACCTGAGAGCCCTGGTGTACGCCGTGGAATTCGACAACCGGATCTACCGCTATATCAGCTACAGCTCCGCTGATGATTTCGACACGTTTCGGGATGACTTCCGGACTGTGCCCGAAAGTTTCGACCGGCTGACCGACCGCGATATCCTTGCTGTTCAGCCGGCCAGATTGCAGATCGTCCGTGTGGAAGAACCTGGGGTGTTTGAAGACTTTTTGCCGGATCCGCTGCCAAGAGGCATTACAGCCGGCGAAGTTGCCATTATCAATCAAGTGGAGGAGGGAGAAACCGTTGATAAGGGCCGACTTTTGAAAATCCCGGTTCAGTAA
- a CDS encoding AsmA-like C-terminal region-containing protein codes for MKKLALALGILLLVLIVLIGGLSLYLTDDRLRSMILPEVQELTGRDVQIERISYSLFRTFPRFGLIIEGVDVPDPVEDTFFRVDQLLVSVDLIPLIRSEIRVNRLEIDRPEFTYIVYEDGSTNIDPFLAEEPADIPDDPAEPGEIMDLDLSEIVITGAAFGMIDHSTGTTAMLSGLDIQSSLRFTDVLESTMDITLESLDVSFEGQQLVSGLGFHLTQTSILDLENEILNLLDGRLNLHGLGLTLEGSISDWGGGEPMVDLQIASASDDFGALLDLVPPDYEEFIAGLETGGGLDLSVSLSGRISEEDIPAFEAQASITDGFIQHSDVPERISGIRLSARADNTLVVIETFEASAGASRLSATAEIRDPLEETAVFTFNGTMNADLSTANRYVPLEEFDIRELAGLIDIRAVAEGMVWNPEEASFDVSATLSGGRIGHAELGRPVEDIEVEVNATRESVRISRATARSSDNYFSGTVQITSPLEPEIAAFEADGEITLDLATVGEYYPIDSDTLSMRGMISFSGSVAGLLETPEEATFSGLFELRDGFLSYHQIDQDIEDLTAVVRATDQTVTIEEARVRSGTNRFSLSGSVNRYMEDDASFDLTVNGLIALAEINAYYPVEEEFGLVMGGEIESGARLRGRIDDLEAVRLDGSVVASEVHMASPDLMLPLRELNGSLEFIGDDLHAESITFYFGESDYSISGRIRNYMAIMEEPGSAEPARFTGSFRSELFNADEFMDFEEPPEDFEPEPFEAVLPNLAGSFDAEIAVLQFFGMEATDIKGTIEMSPNHIGSDEVSVHIFDGTVHGDFRWDVFAADHTGITFNGELDKVRVQELFSQMDFGGQLQMAEHIRADFSATTEFYAEFDEYLEMDMAALFTTGDFGMEEARVAGHPVQVAIAELLGVNELRDLSLDSWTAKYHIEDGIMRLDDFNLTSRDIGLNLSGTQNLIEDELDYRAELILPGAWAGRIGGVLPGDAVDALRRDDGKLVIPATIRGTSENPRPGLDQERIRELVEEYLKERARDAGRDILEGILNRF; via the coding sequence ATGAAAAAACTGGCGCTGGCCCTGGGTATCCTACTGCTTGTCCTGATCGTTTTGATCGGTGGACTCTCCCTTTATCTGACCGATGATCGGCTCCGCTCCATGATTTTGCCGGAGGTGCAGGAGCTCACCGGACGTGATGTTCAAATCGAACGCATCTCCTACTCCCTGTTCCGAACCTTCCCCCGCTTCGGGCTTATTATCGAAGGGGTTGATGTGCCCGACCCGGTGGAAGACACGTTTTTCCGCGTTGATCAGCTTTTGGTTTCCGTGGATCTGATCCCCCTGATCCGGAGTGAAATCCGTGTAAACCGCCTTGAAATTGACCGACCCGAATTTACCTATATCGTTTACGAGGACGGCTCCACGAACATCGACCCCTTCCTGGCAGAGGAACCCGCCGACATACCTGATGATCCTGCAGAACCGGGTGAGATCATGGATCTGGACCTCTCCGAAATCGTCATTACCGGCGCCGCATTCGGCATGATCGACCACAGCACCGGCACCACAGCCATGCTCTCCGGACTGGATATCCAAAGCTCGCTGCGTTTCACCGATGTCCTTGAAAGCACCATGGATATCACACTTGAAAGCCTGGACGTCAGCTTTGAAGGGCAGCAACTTGTCTCCGGACTCGGTTTTCACCTTACACAAACATCCATCCTGGACCTCGAAAATGAAATCCTGAACCTGCTGGACGGCCGGCTGAATCTGCACGGCCTCGGATTAACGCTGGAGGGAAGCATCTCCGATTGGGGCGGCGGAGAACCGATGGTCGACCTGCAAATTGCTTCCGCTTCGGATGATTTCGGCGCCCTGCTCGACCTCGTGCCTCCGGATTACGAAGAGTTTATTGCCGGACTGGAAACCGGTGGTGGTCTGGATCTCTCCGTCTCTCTCTCCGGAAGGATCAGCGAGGAGGATATTCCCGCATTCGAAGCACAGGCATCCATTACCGACGGATTCATCCAGCACAGCGACGTGCCCGAACGCATATCCGGTATCCGGCTCTCTGCCCGGGCCGACAACACCCTGGTTGTGATTGAAACGTTTGAAGCATCCGCCGGAGCTTCCAGGTTATCAGCAACGGCCGAAATTCGCGATCCCCTGGAAGAGACCGCCGTTTTTACTTTTAACGGAACCATGAACGCGGATCTCTCCACCGCCAACAGATATGTTCCGCTGGAGGAGTTTGATATCCGTGAGCTCGCCGGACTCATAGACATACGCGCAGTAGCGGAAGGGATGGTCTGGAACCCGGAGGAAGCCTCGTTTGATGTCAGCGCCACACTTTCAGGCGGCCGCATCGGTCATGCCGAACTTGGCCGTCCCGTGGAAGATATCGAGGTGGAAGTGAACGCCACACGCGAATCCGTGCGGATTTCCCGTGCCACAGCCCGGTCATCGGACAACTATTTCAGCGGAACGGTGCAGATCACCTCGCCGCTGGAACCGGAGATCGCAGCGTTTGAAGCCGATGGCGAGATTACACTGGACCTGGCCACCGTCGGGGAATACTACCCGATAGATTCCGATACGCTCTCCATGCGGGGCATGATCTCATTCAGCGGTTCGGTCGCAGGGCTTCTTGAAACACCGGAAGAAGCCACCTTTTCCGGCTTGTTTGAACTCAGGGACGGATTTCTTTCGTACCATCAAATCGATCAGGATATCGAAGACCTGACAGCGGTGGTCCGGGCTACGGATCAAACCGTCACCATAGAAGAAGCACGGGTGCGCTCCGGCACAAACCGGTTCTCATTGTCGGGCAGTGTCAACCGCTACATGGAGGACGACGCTTCCTTCGACCTCACCGTCAACGGGCTGATCGCACTGGCCGAAATAAACGCCTACTATCCGGTTGAAGAGGAGTTCGGACTGGTTATGGGCGGCGAGATTGAATCCGGCGCACGGCTGAGGGGGAGGATCGATGACCTCGAGGCGGTCCGGCTCGACGGTTCGGTGGTCGCCTCGGAAGTCCATATGGCTTCACCCGACCTGATGCTTCCGCTGCGTGAACTGAACGGATCACTGGAATTCATTGGCGATGACCTGCATGCCGAATCCATCACCTTCTATTTTGGCGAATCCGATTACTCTATTTCCGGCCGCATTCGTAACTATATGGCCATCATGGAAGAGCCCGGTAGTGCCGAGCCGGCCCGCTTCACCGGAAGCTTCCGGTCGGAACTGTTCAATGCCGATGAATTCATGGATTTTGAGGAACCGCCCGAAGATTTTGAGCCCGAACCGTTTGAAGCCGTGCTTCCCAACCTGGCCGGTTCGTTTGACGCCGAAATCGCCGTATTGCAGTTCTTCGGGATGGAGGCCACCGATATCAAAGGTACGATTGAAATGTCGCCGAACCATATCGGCTCCGACGAGGTGTCGGTCCATATATTCGATGGAACGGTCCATGGTGACTTCCGGTGGGATGTGTTCGCGGCCGATCATACCGGCATCACCTTCAACGGTGAGCTGGACAAGGTCAGGGTTCAGGAACTGTTCTCCCAGATGGATTTCGGCGGACAGCTTCAAATGGCCGAACATATTCGCGCCGATTTCAGCGCCACTACCGAGTTCTATGCCGAATTCGACGAGTACCTTGAGATGGACATGGCCGCATTGTTTACTACCGGTGATTTCGGTATGGAGGAAGCACGTGTCGCCGGTCACCCCGTACAGGTGGCCATCGCGGAACTGCTCGGCGTGAATGAGCTCAGAGACCTGAGCCTGGACTCCTGGACCGCCAAATACCATATCGAAGACGGCATCATGAGACTGGATGATTTCAATCTGACAAGCCGGGATATCGGACTCAATTTGTCGGGAACGCAAAACCTGATCGAGGATGAGCTGGACTACCGCGCCGAACTCATTCTGCCGGGTGCCTGGGCAGGCCGGATCGGAGGAGTCCTTCCGGGTGACGCGGTCGACGCATTGCGCAGGGATGACGGAAAACTCGTAATCCCCGCCACCATTCGCGGCACTTCCGAGAACCCGAGGCCGGGCCTCGACCAGGAACGGATCCGGGAACTTGTTGAGGAGTACCTGAAGGAACGCGCCCGCGATGCCGGCAGGGATATCCTCGAGGGAATCCTGAACAGATTTTAA
- a CDS encoding DUF502 domain-containing protein, which yields MFEEKKVVYKNPFKTDEEEGGSHLLKNIRRAFLRGLAIVIPVFITVWLLWLIFQFIDGIASPFYRYVGLNIPGLGFLTAIILILLLGIFSRYLVVKFFFRVLESIFLNLPLTKTIYSGARELINAFSPDKKGTFQEVCMIEYPRKGLYTMGFITNEIEYHDSENERADLTSVYIPLPPNPTTGMLTLIPTSEVIPLSISVEQGLKMVLSAGIVTPHEFSRMQKPR from the coding sequence ATGTTCGAGGAGAAAAAAGTCGTCTACAAGAACCCCTTCAAAACAGACGAAGAAGAGGGCGGATCACATCTGCTCAAGAATATCCGGCGCGCATTCCTGCGCGGCCTGGCAATTGTCATTCCGGTGTTTATCACAGTTTGGCTGCTGTGGCTCATTTTCCAATTTATCGACGGAATCGCCTCACCATTCTACCGGTATGTCGGTCTGAATATTCCCGGACTCGGTTTTCTCACCGCCATCATCCTGATCCTCCTGCTGGGCATCTTTTCCCGGTACCTGGTCGTCAAGTTCTTCTTCCGCGTTCTTGAAAGCATCTTTCTCAATCTGCCGCTTACCAAAACCATCTACAGCGGAGCCCGCGAACTGATCAATGCCTTTTCTCCCGATAAAAAAGGGACCTTTCAGGAAGTCTGCATGATCGAATACCCCCGTAAGGGCCTGTACACCATGGGATTCATCACCAACGAGATTGAGTATCATGACTCCGAAAATGAGCGCGCCGACCTGACCAGCGTCTACATCCCCCTGCCCCCCAATCCTACTACCGGTATGCTTACCCTCATCCCCACCAGCGAAGTTATCCCGCTTTCCATTAGCGTGGAACAGGGCCTGAAAATGGTCCTTTCGGCAGGAATTGTGACACCTCACGAGTTTTCCAGAATGCAAAAACCCCGCTGA
- a CDS encoding DUF302 domain-containing protein gives MIRISFYSGIAGLAAALLIIILSGFGKSETPGMMEDASPYDFETTIDRFETAVDEAGWGIITTHNMQQMMQRHGHEVNKIKIFEVCSARYSAEVLKLDDERIITPLMPCRIAIYEKSDGVTYISRMDHKAIARPYGGVIYDVMTKATRDMEMMIAQVVE, from the coding sequence ATGATTAGAATCAGTTTTTATTCCGGTATTGCAGGACTTGCCGCCGCCCTGCTTATCATTATCCTGAGCGGTTTCGGTAAAAGCGAAACCCCGGGGATGATGGAAGACGCGTCCCCGTATGATTTTGAAACCACCATCGATCGCTTTGAAACAGCGGTAGATGAAGCCGGCTGGGGCATTATCACGACACATAACATGCAGCAGATGATGCAGCGTCACGGCCATGAGGTCAACAAGATCAAGATTTTCGAGGTTTGCTCGGCCCGGTATTCGGCTGAAGTGCTGAAACTTGATGACGAGCGCATCATCACCCCGCTTATGCCCTGCCGCATTGCAATTTATGAAAAGAGCGACGGGGTCACCTACATTTCGCGCATGGATCACAAAGCCATTGCCCGTCCCTACGGCGGCGTGATATACGATGTAATGACAAAAGCGACACGGGACATGGAGATGATGATCGCCCAGGTGGTGGAATAA
- a CDS encoding ATP-grasp domain-containing protein translates to MNTNKAVVLLGWSAQAIESAQKLDKPYVVVSFEEFEPYAKENGIPFVAWDFNQWGDQSNSLILREKLAPFNPNVAIPLYEETVEWAGALNTLYRDDPRVMNRAFLFRNKAMMKRKALLAGLRVGLFEEVHNKQDVHKFMDRLNEANLVLKGEEDAWVHLKPFSAAGTVGHKLLRNHDQIDEKVIEKDFPCLVESHLPGQEFSCEAFIHNGKIRFMNITEYIRLGYSNYIPAGPDLQSKRPQIREVMQKLVDAFGIEYGVIHPEWFLTEDNTLSFGEVACRIPGGHIFELISKAYGFDAIQAMILCSDPDTTEEQVEAFFPSDEEPAQQYAGSLMVYPKPGKVSRLIIPEELKEDPYFENHTLTEPMEHKVSDQREGFGNHYGTIFFRGEDPGRMAELLRHYENVDFYQG, encoded by the coding sequence ATGAATACCAATAAAGCAGTAGTCCTTCTGGGATGGAGTGCCCAGGCCATTGAAAGTGCACAAAAACTGGACAAACCCTATGTCGTTGTGAGTTTTGAAGAGTTTGAACCCTATGCGAAGGAAAACGGAATTCCTTTTGTAGCATGGGACTTCAATCAGTGGGGTGACCAGTCCAATTCCCTGATATTACGCGAAAAGCTGGCGCCTTTTAACCCGAATGTAGCCATCCCGCTGTACGAGGAAACCGTGGAGTGGGCCGGAGCCCTTAATACGTTGTACAGGGATGACCCCAGGGTGATGAACCGTGCGTTCCTGTTTCGAAACAAGGCGATGATGAAGCGCAAGGCCCTGCTCGCCGGACTCCGGGTCGGACTTTTTGAGGAGGTCCACAACAAGCAGGATGTCCACAAGTTCATGGACCGCCTGAATGAAGCCAATCTGGTACTCAAGGGTGAGGAAGATGCCTGGGTGCATCTGAAGCCGTTCAGCGCCGCCGGAACCGTCGGACACAAACTGCTGCGCAATCACGATCAGATCGACGAAAAGGTGATCGAAAAAGACTTTCCGTGTCTGGTCGAGAGCCACCTCCCCGGCCAGGAGTTTTCCTGCGAAGCGTTCATCCACAATGGGAAAATCCGATTTATGAATATTACCGAGTATATTCGCCTCGGCTATTCCAACTACATTCCCGCCGGACCCGATCTGCAGTCGAAGCGTCCCCAAATTCGCGAGGTGATGCAAAAACTGGTGGATGCATTCGGAATTGAGTACGGCGTCATCCACCCGGAGTGGTTCCTGACCGAAGACAACACCCTCAGTTTCGGGGAAGTTGCCTGCCGAATTCCCGGAGGGCACATTTTTGAACTCATCAGCAAAGCCTACGGTTTCGACGCCATCCAGGCCATGATTCTTTGCAGTGACCCGGACACCACCGAAGAGCAGGTTGAAGCGTTTTTCCCATCCGATGAAGAACCCGCCCAACAGTACGCCGGAAGCCTGATGGTGTACCCGAAACCCGGCAAAGTCTCCCGCCTGATCATTCCGGAAGAGCTCAAAGAGGATCCCTATTTTGAAAACCATACGCTTACCGAACCAATGGAGCACAAAGTATCGGACCAGCGCGAAGGCTTTGGCAATCACTACGGAACCATCTTCTTCCGCGGTGAAGATCCCGGACGAATGGCAGAGCTGCTCAGACACTACGAAAATGTCGATTTTTACCAGGGTTGA
- the alr gene encoding alanine racemase — protein sequence MVKHSSRIFLSQSALKQNFSFIREKIGPHPVISSVVKANAFGHGIATFVPMAEKCGIRHFSVASSYEAWKVREALTHDESRIMIMGILYPEDLPWVIENGVEFFVFDFEQLENARAAAEEVGRQAVIHLELETGGNRTGLPPEELEQAIRFLKKHKKLLRFEGLCTHFAGIESLANQFRIQRQLKTFNDMYKQVRRMRYLPNIRHTACSAAALAFPETVMDLVRVGTAQFGLWPSPDIYNMHLLQTGKVKDTPLKRVMTWKTDVMHVKKVKRDQFVGYGTSYQAPRDMTIAVIPIGYSNGYPKALSNRGHVLIHGKKAPVTGLINMNVFMVDVSQIPDVAVGDDVILIGKQKNNSITIKSFTEITDSINNELVSRLPTAIPRRTVR from the coding sequence ATGGTCAAACACTCTTCCCGCATATTTCTGAGCCAGTCGGCCCTCAAGCAGAACTTCAGCTTTATCAGGGAGAAAATCGGTCCGCATCCGGTGATATCATCTGTGGTGAAGGCAAACGCATTCGGCCACGGAATAGCCACCTTCGTGCCGATGGCCGAAAAATGCGGCATCCGACACTTTTCGGTGGCTTCCAGCTACGAGGCCTGGAAAGTCCGCGAGGCGCTCACCCACGACGAAAGCCGGATCATGATCATGGGCATCCTCTATCCCGAAGATTTGCCGTGGGTCATCGAAAACGGGGTGGAGTTTTTTGTCTTTGATTTCGAGCAGCTGGAGAATGCCCGGGCTGCCGCAGAAGAGGTGGGCAGGCAAGCCGTCATCCATTTGGAGCTGGAGACCGGAGGAAACCGCACCGGTCTGCCACCCGAAGAACTCGAACAGGCAATTCGATTTCTCAAAAAACACAAGAAGCTGCTGCGGTTTGAAGGCCTTTGTACGCACTTTGCCGGCATTGAATCGCTGGCCAATCAATTCCGGATTCAGCGGCAACTCAAAACATTCAACGACATGTACAAGCAGGTTCGGCGAATGCGATACCTGCCCAACATCCGGCATACCGCCTGCTCGGCGGCCGCGCTGGCCTTTCCGGAGACGGTGATGGACCTGGTCAGGGTCGGCACCGCCCAGTTCGGCCTGTGGCCCAGTCCGGATATCTACAACATGCATCTGCTGCAGACCGGCAAGGTGAAGGACACCCCCCTGAAACGGGTAATGACCTGGAAAACCGACGTCATGCACGTGAAAAAAGTGAAGCGTGATCAGTTCGTAGGGTACGGAACCAGTTATCAGGCACCCAGGGATATGACGATCGCCGTGATCCCAATCGGTTACTCAAACGGCTATCCCAAGGCGTTATCGAACCGCGGGCACGTGCTCATCCACGGAAAAAAAGCACCGGTAACCGGCCTTATAAACATGAATGTGTTTATGGTGGATGTCAGTCAAATTCCGGATGTGGCTGTCGGGGATGATGTTATTCTGATCGGCAAGCAGAAAAACAACTCCATAACCATCAAGTCTTTTACAGAGATCACCGATTCCATCAACAATGAACTGGTGAGTCGGCTTCCTACCGCGATCCCCCGCAGAACGGTCAGGTAA
- a CDS encoding PH domain-containing protein, translated as MITGLDISKPRRQHPVAIFTFVMRSLREMIIPIILVFFAGQGGNSPLFTWWSILLLLTVLLIVGFVGWLRFTWRVEENELRVEQGLFVRKKRYVPRDRIQAIDISSGPVQRLFGLVRLNVLTAGGAAPEAEISAISRSEARAIERALEVEARDVEAASGEAEWPVYRLTRRRLLIAASTAGSFGVALSIVGTAMSQAHQVISEDQMIAFIEQYAGGTSAEFWITLVLLAVLAAWLLSVFGTLLRFSGFTLTRNGRELQFRRGLFEKKQVTIPYHRIQAVRVVEGILRQPFGYAMVYVENAGFGDEGGKTTVIFPLIRKSELNRFMQDMLPEYDVQLPGVRPPGRAFLRYQIKTVVPALIVASAVAWYFSLFWLIPVIFAVTALIGYIRYRDAAAGFDREQGFMRFRRLARTTVVFHRRRVQSLSVLANWFQRRKQLCSVMVTVASGSGGADFRVDHLDESVRQEWMGWYGAAQIVEKPAEPAGSWPDWAGVAEYFAKNT; from the coding sequence GTGATAACCGGGCTTGATATCAGCAAACCCAGGCGTCAGCATCCGGTGGCCATCTTCACGTTTGTGATGAGATCCCTGCGCGAAATGATCATCCCGATAATCCTGGTGTTTTTTGCCGGACAGGGAGGCAATTCGCCGCTGTTCACCTGGTGGAGCATACTGCTGCTGCTCACCGTTTTGCTGATTGTCGGTTTTGTCGGATGGCTTCGGTTTACCTGGCGTGTCGAGGAGAATGAGTTGCGTGTGGAACAGGGACTTTTTGTGCGAAAAAAACGCTATGTGCCCCGTGACCGGATTCAGGCCATCGACATCAGCTCCGGACCGGTTCAGCGGCTGTTCGGCCTGGTTCGCCTGAATGTGCTCACCGCCGGGGGAGCTGCGCCCGAGGCCGAAATCAGCGCCATTTCCCGCAGTGAAGCCCGGGCCATTGAGCGGGCGCTGGAGGTCGAGGCACGGGATGTGGAAGCCGCATCCGGGGAGGCCGAATGGCCCGTTTACCGGCTCACGCGCCGGCGACTGCTAATTGCGGCAAGTACCGCCGGAAGCTTCGGTGTGGCACTTTCGATTGTGGGCACCGCGATGTCACAGGCCCATCAGGTGATTTCAGAGGATCAGATGATCGCTTTTATTGAACAGTATGCCGGTGGCACCAGTGCCGAATTCTGGATCACACTCGTATTATTGGCAGTGCTGGCCGCATGGCTGCTCTCCGTATTTGGCACACTCCTGCGATTTTCCGGATTTACGCTTACCCGCAATGGCCGGGAGCTGCAGTTCCGGCGCGGCCTGTTTGAAAAAAAGCAGGTCACCATACCCTATCACAGAATTCAGGCGGTACGCGTAGTCGAGGGTATTTTGCGTCAGCCGTTCGGGTATGCCATGGTATATGTGGAAAACGCGGGTTTCGGGGATGAAGGCGGGAAGACGACGGTTATATTTCCGCTGATCCGGAAGTCCGAGCTGAATCGTTTTATGCAGGACATGCTGCCGGAGTATGATGTGCAGCTGCCGGGGGTCCGGCCACCGGGGCGCGCATTCCTGCGGTATCAGATAAAAACGGTGGTGCCGGCGCTGATAGTGGCATCGGCGGTGGCGTGGTATTTTTCGCTATTCTGGCTGATACCCGTAATCTTTGCCGTAACGGCTCTGATTGGCTACATCCGCTACCGGGATGCCGCGGCAGGATTTGACCGGGAGCAGGGGTTCATGCGGTTTCGCCGTCTGGCGCGGACAACCGTGGTGTTCCATCGGCGCCGAGTACAGTCGCTGTCGGTTCTGGCCAACTGGTTCCAGCGCAGGAAACAACTCTGCTCGGTGATGGTGACGGTAGCTTCCGGAAGCGGTGGAGCGGACTTCCGGGTCGACCACCTCGATGAATCGGTCAGGCAAGAGTGGATGGGCTGGTACGGCGCCGCACAAATTGTCGAAAAACCCGCCGAACCGGCGGGCAGTTGGCCCGACTGGGCCGGGGTTGCTGAATACTTTGCAAAAAACACGTGA
- a CDS encoding PH domain-containing protein produces MNDHMNSEGHRFSTNPKGSGDSERPQPPLADQSGPPETRNAGGPNEAGAGTESEPKPERESEPEVKPGTMPPAVPEPELRDEQGRLYLSREAINAWRIAGSLGSLAYWLIPLGYGAIAMADTGWPVWPSYVLGILFFVYTVLEATIIPYIRWKRWRYQVDHNEIDLQRGLFIVTRTLIPIKRVQHVDTRQGPVYRQFGLASVTITTAGDTHEIPALSEPIADNLRNTISEYARVAREDL; encoded by the coding sequence ATGAATGATCATATGAATAGCGAGGGGCATCGGTTTTCCACAAATCCTAAAGGTTCCGGGGATTCGGAGCGCCCGCAGCCTCCATTGGCAGATCAGTCCGGGCCGCCGGAAACGCGGAATGCAGGCGGACCAAATGAGGCGGGAGCGGGAACAGAATCCGAACCCAAGCCAGAACGCGAATCCGAACCTGAAGTGAAGCCCGGCACTATGCCGCCCGCGGTGCCGGAGCCGGAACTGCGCGACGAACAGGGTCGCCTTTATCTTTCGAGGGAGGCGATTAATGCCTGGCGTATCGCAGGATCCCTTGGCTCACTTGCCTACTGGCTCATTCCGCTGGGGTACGGAGCCATTGCGATGGCCGACACGGGATGGCCGGTGTGGCCCTCTTATGTGCTGGGAATTCTGTTTTTTGTCTATACGGTTCTTGAGGCGACCATCATCCCGTACATCCGGTGGAAACGGTGGCGCTACCAGGTGGATCATAATGAAATCGATCTTCAGCGCGGACTCTTCATCGTCACCCGCACCCTGATTCCCATCAAGCGGGTCCAGCACGTGGACACCCGCCAGGGTCCGGTCTACCGGCAATTCGGACTGGCTTCCGTAACGATTACCACCGCCGGCGATACCCATGAAATACCGGCACTTTCCGAACCGATTGCCGACAACCTGCGGAATACCATTTCGGAATATGCCAGGGTGGCAAGGGAGGATTTGTGA